One genomic region from Rhodococcus sp. SBT000017 encodes:
- a CDS encoding MlaD family protein, translating into MKPGTLFSLVALVVMTVVSVGYLTVGVLDIDPTRTTNHVVVRMESSGGLMDTSQVTSRGIQVGRVESITVVPGGLDVTLGLDADHLIPADSEVVVANLSAAGEQYLDLRPLSAGGPYLTDGDSLGSEQVRASVTVSEALGLGDALASQLDTNALKGLTETASAAVDGRDGDVDRLVEAFRFLAATVRDKSGEIRRLYDNAQQAGRNAYGYGPVMTDAAPWVGATGDGVANLLEGFNEYSYVGADVWDDPLGQITPKIDQYLTPLSPDLALIATLLEPYTAPIKPMRVDAGSIVDVLQTVFPPGGPAKLSVEIPN; encoded by the coding sequence ATGAAGCCGGGCACACTGTTCTCGCTCGTCGCACTCGTGGTGATGACGGTCGTCAGCGTCGGATACCTGACCGTCGGTGTACTCGACATCGATCCGACTCGAACGACGAACCATGTCGTGGTTCGGATGGAGTCCTCCGGCGGACTGATGGACACCTCGCAGGTCACCTCACGCGGGATCCAGGTCGGTCGGGTCGAATCGATCACTGTGGTGCCGGGCGGGTTGGACGTCACTCTCGGTCTCGATGCAGACCATCTCATCCCTGCAGATTCCGAGGTGGTCGTGGCGAACCTTTCCGCCGCAGGCGAGCAGTATCTCGATCTTCGCCCTCTAAGCGCCGGAGGTCCGTACCTCACCGACGGAGACTCGCTCGGTAGTGAGCAGGTTCGTGCGTCGGTCACCGTCAGTGAGGCACTGGGCCTGGGCGATGCCCTTGCCTCGCAACTCGATACGAATGCACTGAAAGGCCTGACGGAGACCGCATCGGCCGCTGTCGACGGGCGTGACGGCGACGTCGACCGTCTGGTGGAGGCATTTCGATTCCTGGCAGCCACAGTGCGAGACAAGAGCGGCGAAATTCGTCGGCTGTACGACAATGCTCAGCAGGCGGGTCGCAATGCGTACGGATACGGCCCGGTCATGACCGACGCGGCGCCGTGGGTCGGCGCGACGGGCGACGGGGTGGCCAACTTGCTCGAGGGCTTCAACGAGTACTCGTACGTCGGCGCGGATGTCTGGGACGATCCACTCGGGCAGATCACCCCGAAGATCGATCAGTACCTGACGCCTCTGTCTCCCGATCTTGCTTTGATCGCAACGCTTCTCGAGCCGTATACCGCACCCATCAAACCGATGCGGGTCGACGCCGGGTCCATCGTCGACGTACTGCAAACCGTCTTTCCTCCCGGCGGACCGGCGAAACTTTCCGTAGAAATTCC